The Setaria viridis chromosome 2, Setaria_viridis_v4.0, whole genome shotgun sequence DNA window AGCCTTGCTCGGGCCACCACCGCATGCTGCCCTCCGGCCCTACGCTAGCCACCCTCTAGCTGCTCATCCCTGGCTAGGAAgagggaagaaaggaaaaggataagaagaaaaaaagaaaaataattatatCACTGACATGTGGATCCCGTGCGCAagagaagttgaaaaggaaaaataggAAAGGGAATCTGCTGCATCAACTCTTCCTAATACTCTATAAATGTGAAAGTGAATTCCCTATTATGAAAATAAAGGGGAAAGGACTAATTAGGGCTGCCaaatttctaaaattatttttttattggatCTTTTTCAAAACGGCTGGATCGTAGTTTTTCGTGGACTCGCGGGTTGCCGTATTTGCATTTCcggaggagaaagaaaaagaaaagaacctGATGGCAAGGGCTAGCGCGCCCGGGAGCCCTCGGGGCCCAGCAGCTTGTGATTGTTTTTCCCGACACGTGGCTGCGGCgctgccccctcctccttccggTCTCCTCGAGCCGGTTCGGCTCGAGCATTTTCCTCCTGACACTGTCAAGTGGGTCCAACCTCCGCAGCTCCATGCCtcctttgccgccgccgctcctcctccgctccgccgcgccgcccggcgccgtcgcccgtcagaggctgaggcggcggcggagtcccACGCCAGTGCGGGCGTCGTGGCAGGAGCTGGCTGGCGTCCTGGTGTTCTCCGCCATCCCCTTCACCGCCGTCAAGGCCCTTGCCAACAGCCCCCTcggcgcccgcctccgccgccgcctcgaggaAAGGaaggccgccgcagccgccgaggCCGACGCGCTCCGCGCTGCCGCGCGCGACGCCCGCAACAACAGGTACCATCCTATTGCTTCAATAGAAGGGGGAAAACAACGTTTCATTTGTCTGAGATAGGCAGCTAGCTGACTCCAAATTTGCTGGAACCATTGCAGCTTTTGGTACGGCGGAGATCGGCCGCGGTGGCTTGGTCCCGTGCCTTACAACTACCCTGAGCATTTGACGGGAGAATACCCGGGAGATTATGGGTTCGATATAGCAGGTCTGGGCAGGGATCCCGTTGCTTTCGCAAACTACTTTAAGTATGTCACCATTGTTCTTTCTCATCAGTTAATTGTATTGCCTTCTTTTGTCTCCCTTAAACAAGTAGCACTAGAACAGCAATTAGTACCCGCATGATTCCAACCGGCACATTGCATCTAGCTTGTTTGTCTGCTTCAGGTAGTGCTAGTGTGCTATACTCATACGAAATTAAACAATTCCTTCATTGATGGAACCTATAGCATCTACTATATGTATGTTGGTATCGTGTAACCAGGCAATATATTGTTGTGCTTGTCCCTATCAGTGAAGCATTATGGTGTCCTGCTTTGGCCAGCTTTTAAAGCCAACTATTTCTCTTGTAATCATGATGTGATTATTTTTTCATTGTAGATTTGTAAGTCCCTTCAACTTTCCCTGCACAGTTTATACTTTCCTAGTTGTGATCAACAAGGCTGCTGCTTTTGGCAGCTTCACAAAACCAACCATCAGTTCTGAAACcatgatgtatataccttttcATTGTAGCTTTGTTAGTGCTTTTACTTTTCTCTGTACAATATATACTTTCCTAGTAATGACCAACTAGATACCTTGCAGCTTTGAGATTTTGCATTGTCGGTGGGCCATGCTTGCTGCTCTCGGTGTTGTTATTCCTGAGCTATTAGATCTATTTGGGTTAGTTCATTTTGTTGAGCCTGTCTGGTGGAAAGTTGGTTATGCAAAACTTCAGGTAAAACATTGGTGCTCAGTGCTCACATTTGCCAATTTTGAATTCATGTAGCATAATTCATAATTTCTATACTAGAATTGTACATTGCACGTTTAGAAGATTAAGTCTGGCATATCACAACACAATGtggttttttcttttgtcattCACTTTTGCATGATTCATCCCTTCCATTTGCTCCTAACTCACTATAGGCAAATAGATGTTCAGCATCTGAAATTTAGTCATCTGCATTGCTGCAAATTCCAGAACTGGAAAAAAAACCTAGCATGACCTGTTGCCCACTAAGCAATGCATTGTCGCAGTTCCTGACgaaactaaaaaaaatctaaaaatgcTGGCAGATCAGCCTTCTTGTTTGCTCTAGCATCTTGGAGATACAATAGAGGGAGCTATAGCTGCCAACAAATAGGCATGCATGCTCTACTAACAAACATGGGATTTTATTtgtaattgatacaattttttttgttgtgttgCTTTACAGCGGTATCTAGAACTTTCATGAAAATCAAACTTagaaattttgaacaaaaaGTGAAAAGACAGATTCGAATATAAATTTTATCACATCTGCAATACAGAAAAACAGAAAAATAAATGCCAAGCTGTCAAAACACCATTTCACTGCTTATACATTTTTTATTATCTTCAAAATGTTATTGAGAGGACCATCAGATTTGAAAAGGTGTAGAACATGCAATCCACTACATCTGGAATTTTTGAAGagttttttgaaagaaaaatatcTTTGTTGGATGTTATAGAATATTCTCAAGGTCGTTTTCATCTAGCATTTTCCCCTTATATTGTTCACTCGATGTTACAGGGTGATACCCTTGATTACCTTGGGATTCCTGGATTCCGTATTGCTGGAGGTCAAGGTGTCATCGTAATTGCTATCTGTCAAGCCCTCTTGATGGTAATATTGTCTTCCTTATTCTCTTCTTCCTGTGCATTTAGATTTGTAGATCTCACCAGCAGTTTAGGTGTTGCTGTCTCAGTGATTTCGTTGTTACTGATGTCTAGACAATTTGAAAATATAAAGAGGTACTCCACGAAAATTCATTGACCTTGTAAGGTATTGGTGCCATTTTgttttgtatttttcttttatgcTGCACATATGGAGGTATCCAGCTGTTTCATtgatttttataaaaaaaaatgtttgtaaACGCTTTGGAAACCTAGACAGTCACTTCACAGAAATTCCTTGAACCTGTAAGAATATTCCACTGCCACATCATTCCCTTGCTATTCCTTGTTTCAAATGGTTAATAAATACACTCGATAAGATCACCATCGCATGATTTTTCTGCAGGTTGGACCTGAATATGCGAGGTACTGTGGGATCGAGGCACTAGAACCACTGGGAATATATCTTCCTGGTGACATAAACTACCCAGGAGGAGCGCTTTTTGATCCCTTGGGCCTGTCCAAAGATCCTGTGGCATTTGAAGAGCTCAAGGTGAAGGAGATCAAGAACGGTCGCCTGGCGATGGTAGCATGGCTTGGATTTTACATTCAGGCGGCTGTGACTGGCAAGGGCCCTGTTCAGAACCTGGTTGAACACCTATCCGACCCCGTCCATAATAACATCTTATCCTCCTTCCAGTAAGAAAATTTGACAAGAGTGTTGGGAATTTCCTGTGCCTCGTACCCAAGTATGCATAGTGTTTACAGTTTTGCACTGATGGGTTTGCAATATTAGCTACCAGTTCTTTAGACTTGTAACAGTGGGCTGTGGTCTATGTACAGATCAATCATTATGTATTGCGTCTTCAGCATGCAAAATTTAGACATGTAACAGTGGGCTGCTGCAATGGATCCTTGTAGGTATCAATTAACGCATTGTAAGTGGTGTATTTGAGTTATCAAAGGTGGGAAGACAAAAATTTAAAATGAGAGGCGAATTTGTCTTGATGATATAAGTTCAACGTGGCTGTCTATAAGAAATCGTGGTTTTGTCTATAAGAACattggagaaggaaaaaggcAATTCTGCCCTTAGCTTAATTCCACAAAATCTCCAAAAAAAATTACTATGAGCAAAAAATTCTACCAATGGGGAATAAAGCATTGCATTATTGTGCAAAATTTCAGGATggttgcagtacatgcatgtagAGAAAACAAAATATTCAGAAGGCGTGAAGCTGAGGATGCAATCGACTTTCCTCCTCCCTCAAATGTACCTGCAGAGTGGAGACAATTCCCCAGATTTGAACGGGGGCAGCACACAATTTCCGCGTGCGCGAGACATTTCCGCTCCTCCCTCCTCGACCCCAGTCTGCCGTGTCCCGTTTTGTTTCCCCTGCTGTCTTGTTGCCGTTACAAGCTTGTCAGGGTTTGGTTTTCCCTTGcaagccggcggcgcgcggcagggGCGCGGCCTCCATCCCCACGCCCACCCTTACGTTCCGGCTGCTCCGGCCCGCCCCCGGGCCGCCGCGGGAGGTGGTAACGCCGGGAGCTGGGCCGCCGTCGCTGGGCAACCATCGCCCTCGCAAGCTCAGGTAATTCCACGCTGCGGCTCGTTGCCGTGGGCGATTCGCGCTTCCTTTTCCGACGAATTCCTGCGGCTGTAATTCGCTTTCGGCTCCGGAGGAGGGCGAAGGGGTGGGGTTCGGTCGGTCGGTTTGGAGCGGGGTGGTAGTACCTAGGCACCTAGGGGGCGGCGGATTGGG harbors:
- the LOC117843554 gene encoding chlorophyll a-b binding protein 7, chloroplastic is translated as MPPLPPPLLLRSAAPPGAVARQRLRRRRSPTPVRASWQELAGVLVFSAIPFTAVKALANSPLGARLRRRLEERKAAAAAEADALRAAARDARNNSFWYGGDRPRWLGPVPYNYPEHLTGEYPGDYGFDIAGLGRDPVAFANYFNFEILHCRWAMLAALGVVIPELLDLFGLVHFVEPVWWKVGYAKLQGDTLDYLGIPGFRIAGGQGVIVIAICQALLMVGPEYARYCGIEALEPLGIYLPGDINYPGGALFDPLGLSKDPVAFEELKVKEIKNGRLAMVAWLGFYIQAAVTGKGPVQNLVEHLSDPVHNNILSSFQ